In a single window of the Acidobacteriota bacterium genome:
- a CDS encoding sensor histidine kinase, producing the protein MDTKSFNIISSRNRLYVWIAIAATIILVTILHFLTPTDQIVWHEIYQRLYYIPIIAAALIFGLRGGLAASIFTTVIYSPHVYIHWQHGHFDYSINQYAEIVIFNLVGGIMGALGDRLRKARERAERNAEERRRAFDELQNTFQQLLQAEKLSSLGELSAGIVHEVRNPLASIKGAVEILEDESTGIGPRHEFATLAKNEIDRLDRLVGEFLRFARPTEPTKVPSDPNTIVESVIALIANQAAYQSVAVVKDLQQDGKRILVDPEQIKQVILNLAINGLQALEQTSGDKKTLTFRTFEDAGSSAIAVADSGHGFDSQILPKIFDPFFTTKDKGIGLGLSIAHEIASQHGGTLTATSSGVATTFTLSIPK; encoded by the coding sequence ATGGACACTAAGTCGTTCAACATCATATCTTCTCGAAACCGGTTATACGTTTGGATCGCGATCGCCGCTACGATCATCCTTGTAACAATCCTGCATTTTTTGACACCGACGGATCAGATCGTCTGGCACGAGATTTATCAGCGGCTTTATTACATACCGATAATCGCGGCGGCGTTAATCTTCGGCCTACGAGGCGGGCTGGCCGCATCAATTTTCACGACCGTAATTTATTCACCGCATGTCTATATTCACTGGCAACACGGCCATTTCGATTATTCGATAAATCAGTATGCGGAGATTGTTATTTTCAACCTTGTGGGAGGCATTATGGGAGCACTCGGCGACCGCCTTCGAAAGGCTCGTGAACGGGCGGAACGGAATGCGGAAGAACGTCGCAGGGCTTTTGATGAACTCCAAAATACTTTTCAGCAATTGCTGCAAGCCGAAAAACTGTCATCGCTCGGAGAACTTTCTGCTGGAATAGTTCACGAGGTCCGGAATCCGCTTGCATCCATCAAAGGAGCGGTCGAGATATTGGAGGATGAGTCGACAGGAATAGGTCCGCGGCACGAGTTCGCCACTCTCGCAAAAAACGAGATCGACAGACTGGATCGGCTCGTTGGCGAATTCCTTCGATTTGCGCGTCCGACCGAACCGACCAAAGTCCCGAGCGACCCGAACACCATCGTCGAATCTGTTATTGCTTTGATCGCGAATCAAGCCGCGTACCAGTCTGTGGCGGTCGTAAAAGATTTGCAGCAAGACGGAAAACGAATTTTGGTCGATCCGGAACAGATAAAGCAAGTTATTCTAAATTTGGCGATAAATGGTCTGCAGGCACTCGAACAAACAAGCGGCGACAAAAAAACGCTCACTTTCCGAACGTTTGAGGACGCCGGAAGTAGTGCTATTGCCGTTGCCGATTCCGGCCATGGATTTGACTCACAAATTCTTCCAAAGATTTTTGATCCCTTTTTCACGACGAAAGACAAGGGCATCGGGTTGGGCCTTTCGATTGCGCACGAAATCGCCAGCCAGCATGGCGGAACATTGACCGCAACGTCAAGTGGGGTCGCCACAACCTTCACATTGTCGATTCCAAAGTAA
- a CDS encoding sigma-54-dependent Fis family transcriptional regulator has protein sequence MSSQFAKILLVDDDDSLRRVLEFQLTEAGHSVVSESDGREAVRSYSAEEFDCVITDWRMPKMNGAQVVQQITAINSDLPIIVITAFGDVDTAVEAMRGGAFDFITKPFNRQEILLTIEKALKFGKALAENRRLRRQVHEEFRIENVIGASEKMLQVFDLVDRVSKTNVTVLIEGESGTGKELIAKGIHFSGTRKNNPFVAINCAAIPETLIEAELFGYKKGAFTGAAQESKGKFEEADGGTLFLDEISAMSLQSQTRLLRVLQEQEVTRLGENSPRKIDVRIIAATNENLPELIKENVFREDLYYRLAVVPITIPPLRERREDLPVLTQHFVTRSASKHGVRPPKVEREVFKAFFDYPWMGNVRELENLVERMVVLSDGELLTLSDVPENIKNPQSVHGELWFSLPPDPINLDDLEREIIRTALSMHDGNQSQTSKYLGITRSALLYRMQKYGLE, from the coding sequence ATGAGTTCTCAGTTTGCCAAAATTTTGCTTGTTGATGACGACGACTCGCTACGCCGGGTTCTAGAATTTCAGCTGACTGAGGCCGGGCATTCGGTGGTGAGTGAGAGTGACGGCAGGGAAGCGGTAAGATCATATTCGGCAGAAGAGTTTGACTGCGTGATCACCGATTGGCGAATGCCGAAAATGAACGGAGCCCAGGTCGTTCAACAGATTACCGCGATAAATAGTGACCTCCCGATAATTGTCATAACTGCATTCGGAGACGTTGACACTGCGGTCGAAGCGATGCGCGGTGGGGCTTTTGATTTTATTACCAAGCCTTTTAACCGTCAGGAGATTCTGCTGACGATTGAGAAAGCCCTTAAATTCGGCAAGGCTTTAGCGGAGAATCGTCGGCTGAGACGGCAAGTTCATGAAGAGTTTCGCATTGAGAACGTTATCGGAGCATCTGAAAAAATGCTTCAGGTTTTTGATCTCGTTGATAGAGTGTCAAAGACAAACGTCACGGTTCTAATAGAAGGCGAGTCGGGAACCGGAAAGGAATTGATCGCGAAAGGAATACACTTTTCCGGCACACGAAAAAACAATCCTTTTGTTGCGATCAACTGTGCAGCCATACCGGAAACACTGATCGAAGCCGAACTATTCGGGTATAAGAAAGGGGCTTTCACCGGTGCGGCTCAAGAGTCGAAGGGAAAATTTGAGGAAGCTGACGGCGGCACCTTATTCCTTGATGAGATAAGCGCAATGTCCCTACAGTCGCAAACAAGGCTTTTGCGAGTTTTACAGGAGCAAGAAGTGACACGTCTGGGCGAGAACAGCCCTCGTAAGATAGACGTTAGAATAATCGCGGCAACCAACGAAAACCTGCCCGAACTAATAAAAGAAAACGTCTTCCGAGAGGATCTCTACTACCGACTCGCGGTTGTCCCGATCACGATTCCACCACTGCGTGAACGCCGTGAGGATCTACCTGTCCTGACCCAACATTTTGTCACCCGATCCGCATCCAAACATGGTGTGCGACCGCCAAAGGTCGAACGTGAAGTCTTCAAGGCGTTTTTTGATTACCCTTGGATGGGCAACGTTCGCGAATTGGAAAATCTGGTAGAAAGAATGGTGGTCCTGTCCGATGGCGAGCTGCTGACCCTTAGCGATGTGCCTGAAAATATCAAAAATCCTCAGTCTGTTCACGGGGAACTCTGGTTTTCGTTACCCCCTGATCCAATAAATCTTGATGACCTCGAACGAGAGATCATACGAACGGCACTCTCGATGCACGATGGCAATCAATCGCAAACCTCAAAATATCTAGGGATTACGCGCAGTGCCCTCTTGTATAGAATGCAAAAATACGGGTTGGAATAG